A stretch of the Geovibrio thiophilus genome encodes the following:
- a CDS encoding O-acetylhomoserine aminocarboxypropyltransferase/cysteine synthase family protein produces MPHRQETIAVRGGYKPEEHNGSITVPIYQTNAYQFRDIEHARNLFDLKEFGHIYTRITNPTTAVLEERLCLLEGGVHAVVTSSGHFAEFAAISVIAGAGDEIVSSSRLYGGSVNLFTYFLGNLGVKVNIVDQYDLAAVENAINEKTKALFIETISNPSCDIADLEAWSAIAKKHRLPLIVDSTQATPLLCRPKDFGADIVIHSLTKYIGGHANSMGGVVIDLGTFDWAGSGRFPSFTEPNPSYHGIVFAEAFGAAAFGVKVRVEALRDAGGCLSPQNSFYILQGIETLHLRIKAHSENALALALFLRAHEKVEWVNYPALPDSPNKARADKYLKGYGSGVLSFGVKGGLDAAVTVIEALKIANHVANFADVRTLVTHPASTSHRQLTSEGRKAAGSPDELIRVSVGIEHIEDIKEDFAQALAQI; encoded by the coding sequence ATGCCGCACAGACAGGAAACCATAGCCGTAAGAGGGGGCTATAAACCCGAAGAGCACAACGGTTCTATCACTGTTCCCATCTACCAGACGAACGCTTATCAGTTCAGGGATATTGAGCATGCCAGAAATCTGTTTGATCTCAAGGAGTTCGGGCATATATACACTCGGATCACCAACCCGACGACGGCAGTTCTGGAGGAAAGGCTCTGCCTGCTTGAGGGGGGAGTGCACGCAGTGGTTACGTCATCCGGTCACTTTGCGGAGTTCGCCGCGATCAGCGTTATCGCAGGCGCAGGGGATGAAATAGTCTCCTCATCCAGACTCTACGGCGGCTCGGTGAACCTGTTTACCTATTTCCTCGGTAACCTCGGCGTTAAGGTGAATATTGTTGATCAGTATGACCTTGCCGCAGTGGAAAACGCCATAAACGAAAAAACAAAGGCTCTTTTCATAGAAACCATAAGCAACCCCTCATGCGACATAGCGGACTTGGAGGCGTGGAGCGCAATCGCCAAAAAGCACAGGCTGCCTCTTATTGTTGACAGCACGCAGGCTACACCGCTTCTCTGCCGTCCGAAGGATTTCGGGGCGGATATAGTTATCCACTCGCTGACCAAATACATAGGCGGACACGCCAACTCAATGGGCGGAGTCGTGATCGACCTCGGAACATTCGACTGGGCAGGCTCCGGCAGGTTCCCGTCATTTACCGAGCCGAACCCCAGCTACCACGGAATTGTATTCGCTGAAGCCTTCGGAGCGGCAGCATTCGGCGTGAAAGTGCGTGTTGAGGCTCTGAGGGATGCCGGCGGCTGCCTCTCGCCTCAGAACTCGTTTTATATACTTCAGGGTATCGAGACTCTTCATCTGAGGATCAAGGCTCATTCTGAAAACGCTCTTGCTCTCGCCCTGTTTTTGCGGGCTCATGAAAAGGTTGAGTGGGTGAACTACCCTGCGCTTCCCGACAGCCCCAACAAGGCAAGGGCGGATAAATATCTGAAAGGATACGGTTCAGGAGTGCTGAGCTTCGGAGTGAAAGGCGGTTTGGACGCTGCCGTAACGGTTATTGAGGCGCTTAAGATAGCTAACCATGTGGCGAATTTCGCCGATGTGCGGACCCTCGTCACTCACCCCGCAAGCACCAGCCACAGACAGCTTACCAGCGAAGGCAGGAAAGCCGCAGGCTCACCCGACGAGCTTATCCGTGTTTCAGTAGGCATCGAACACATCGAAGACATCAAGGAAGACTTTGCCCAAGCTTTGGCGCAGATATAA
- a CDS encoding sigma-54-dependent transcriptional regulator: MSDKNESRKVLIVDDDDNMREALKETVRRMGLSVETAENGREGFEKASSRPYDLIVSDMRMPEIDGLAMFNMMRSSGIETPVCFITAFGTVSNAVAALKLGASDYILKPFPPEVIEELIRRTFEIESLNKGGKRKKNKAVFRSAFMARLFALAKDVAGSEATVLITGESGTGKEVLARYIHDNSSRADGPFVAVNCAAIPENLIESELFGFEKGAFTGAINRKAGKFELADGGTILLDEIGEVPIHLQAKLLRVLQEREVERLGSIRPEKINVRILATTNRDLKKEVASGNFREDLFYRLNVIAIELPPLRERREDVRELAEFFMLKYAEINRKGSCSLGEKALQALIDYDWPGNVRELEHTVERAVVLCRDKVISERDLFLHGITIKQFLLESDFQKELPAQQATVCTETASGEEVCRTVPSVTTVGVTIAEMERELILKTLEEVGGNRTKAADLLGITVRTLRNKLNEYRESGHYSD, encoded by the coding sequence ATGAGCGATAAAAACGAAAGCAGAAAAGTTCTCATAGTCGATGATGACGACAACATGCGTGAAGCCCTCAAAGAAACGGTGCGCCGCATGGGGCTTTCGGTGGAGACAGCCGAAAACGGACGTGAAGGGTTCGAGAAGGCGTCCTCCCGCCCCTATGATCTGATCGTAAGCGACATGCGTATGCCGGAAATAGACGGACTGGCGATGTTCAACATGATGCGCTCCTCCGGCATAGAAACTCCGGTCTGCTTCATCACTGCCTTCGGCACTGTGTCAAACGCGGTGGCAGCGCTGAAGCTGGGCGCCTCGGACTACATACTCAAGCCGTTTCCGCCGGAAGTCATAGAAGAGCTCATAAGACGCACATTCGAGATAGAAAGCCTCAATAAAGGTGGCAAACGCAAAAAGAACAAGGCGGTTTTCCGCAGTGCGTTCATGGCACGTCTGTTCGCACTGGCAAAGGACGTAGCAGGCAGTGAGGCGACAGTTCTGATCACAGGTGAATCAGGCACCGGCAAGGAAGTTCTCGCCCGCTACATACATGACAACAGTTCCAGAGCGGACGGTCCCTTCGTTGCGGTGAACTGCGCTGCTATTCCCGAGAACCTTATTGAGAGCGAACTCTTCGGATTCGAGAAGGGAGCCTTCACCGGAGCTATAAACCGCAAAGCGGGAAAATTCGAGTTGGCGGACGGCGGCACAATCCTTCTGGATGAGATCGGAGAAGTGCCTATCCATCTTCAGGCTAAGCTGCTCAGGGTTCTTCAGGAGCGTGAGGTGGAGCGTCTCGGCTCCATTCGCCCCGAAAAAATAAATGTCCGCATACTCGCCACCACCAACAGAGACCTTAAAAAAGAAGTGGCATCAGGCAATTTCAGAGAAGACCTGTTCTACAGGCTAAATGTCATAGCGATCGAGCTCCCTCCTCTCAGAGAGCGCAGGGAGGATGTGCGTGAACTTGCCGAGTTTTTCATGTTGAAATACGCCGAAATAAACCGCAAGGGCTCATGCTCTCTCGGCGAAAAGGCGCTTCAGGCTCTGATAGACTATGACTGGCCGGGGAATGTCCGTGAGCTGGAGCACACCGTAGAGCGCGCTGTCGTTCTCTGCCGGGATAAGGTGATAAGCGAGAGGGATCTGTTCCTCCACGGGATAACAATAAAGCAGTTTCTGCTGGAAAGCGATTTTCAGAAAGAACTCCCCGCTCAGCAGGCAACTGTATGCACCGAAACCGCATCGGGTGAAGAGGTGTGCAGAACCGTGCCGTCTGTCACCACAGTCGGAGTCACCATCGCAGAGATGGAAAGAGAGCTTATTCTGAAAACCCTTGAGGAAGTGGGCGGAAACCGCACCAAGGCTGCGGATCTCCTCGGGATAACAGTGCGCACTCTGCGCAACAAACTCAACGAATACAGGGAGTCAGGGCATTACAGCGACTGA
- a CDS encoding sensor histidine kinase, with product MAEKSDELTVKDSRIEELKLLMESFNLATTKLEDSYSVIQEEARKLREEVEEKNRRLSALSNLLEGVLMNSGSAIIAIGKNGSILTLNKEAEKMSSAFGQEKFLAMLAGFIEPGLYEHEPERGVYLKISLGKLSAEGISGTVYVIDDISDLKALEKEKHRDEKLMLMGEMAANIAHEIRNPLGSIELFASLLGRDLEDSPDKKRLTHSIIKGVRTINSIISNILLFTKEIQLEIKEHFLSDIIDDVILYLQHIMRDKEVRFINSIGENQKIQCDAELFKQVVMNIIHNSVDAVKSGGEIRIEAGADKNESWFTITDNGSGIEPSMTGKLFMPFQTTKAKGTGLGLAIVYKIVKAHGGNIEADSDGKTYTTFRVAVPV from the coding sequence GTGGCGGAAAAGTCTGACGAACTGACAGTGAAAGACAGCAGGATCGAAGAGCTTAAGCTCCTTATGGAGTCGTTCAACCTCGCCACCACCAAGCTGGAGGACTCCTACAGCGTTATTCAGGAGGAGGCGCGCAAGCTGCGCGAAGAGGTGGAGGAGAAAAACCGCCGCCTGTCCGCCCTCAGCAACCTTCTGGAAGGGGTTTTAATGAACTCCGGAAGCGCCATAATCGCAATCGGTAAAAACGGCTCCATACTCACGCTGAACAAGGAAGCGGAGAAAATGTCCTCAGCCTTCGGGCAGGAGAAATTCCTCGCCATGCTGGCGGGCTTCATCGAACCCGGGCTCTATGAGCACGAGCCGGAAAGGGGCGTATACCTCAAGATAAGCCTCGGCAAGCTCAGCGCAGAAGGCATATCCGGCACTGTCTACGTCATAGATGACATAAGCGACCTGAAAGCCCTTGAAAAGGAGAAGCACAGGGACGAGAAGCTGATGCTCATGGGGGAGATGGCGGCTAACATCGCCCACGAAATACGCAACCCGCTTGGTAGCATTGAGCTCTTCGCCTCGCTCCTCGGGCGTGATCTGGAGGATTCGCCGGACAAGAAGCGCCTCACTCATTCCATAATCAAGGGTGTGCGCACAATAAACTCCATAATCTCCAATATCCTCCTTTTCACCAAGGAGATACAGCTTGAGATAAAAGAGCATTTCCTGTCCGACATAATAGACGATGTTATACTTTACCTTCAGCATATAATGCGTGACAAAGAAGTCCGCTTCATCAACAGCATAGGCGAAAACCAGAAGATACAGTGCGACGCGGAGCTCTTCAAGCAGGTTGTGATGAACATTATCCACAACTCGGTGGACGCCGTGAAAAGCGGCGGTGAGATACGCATCGAAGCCGGAGCGGACAAAAATGAAAGCTGGTTTACCATAACGGATAACGGCAGCGGCATTGAACCCTCCATGACAGGCAAGCTCTTCATGCCGTTTCAGACCACCAAGGCGAAGGGAACAGGGCTGGGGCTCGCCATTGTCTACAAGATAGTTAAGGCGCACGGCGGCAATATAGAGGCTGACAGCGACGGCAAAACCTACACGACCTTCCGTGTTGCGGTTCCGGTATAG